Sequence from the Brevundimonas diminuta genome:
GCAAGACCTATGGGCTGGATCTGAAGACCTTCGGCCCGCCGCTGGTCGCCATCTATCTCCTGTCCGACATCGGCTCGGTTGGCGGGGGCTGGCTGTCGTCGCGCTTCATGCATAGGGGCATGAGCATCAACAAGGCCCGCAAGATCACCATGTTGATCTGCGCCCTGTGCGCCGTGCCGGTGGCCTTCGCGGCCGAGGCGTCAAACCTTTGGGTCGCGGTCGGCATCATCGGACTGGCGACGGCCGCGCACCAGGGCTTTTCGGCCAATCTCTATGCGTTGCCGGGCGATGTCTTCCCCCGCTCGGCGGTGGGGTCGGTCGTCGGCATCGGCGGCATGCTGGGCGCCATCGGCGGCATGGCCATGGCCAAATACGCCGGCTACGTCCTGGAGAAGATCGGTACCTATACGCCCATCTTCATCGTGGCGGCCTCGGCCTATCTGATCGCGCTTCTGGTCATTCACCTGATCACGCCGAAATACGAACTGGCCAAGGTCTAACGAAAGGCTGCGTGGCTCAGCGCCGCGACGTCATCAAGGATTGCGGCCGGGCGAGCGATCGTCCGGCCGTCGTCTTTTCAGGAAGAGAGAACCGTGATGGATGTGAAACGCAGGACGCTTTTGGGTCTGGCGATGGGGGCCGTGGTTGGCGCAACCGGGGCGCGGGCGCAGACAGTGGCGGACGGCGGCCGCGCCGGTCCGGCCGACCCAACCGAGATCATCCGCCTATGGCCCGACGGCGCGCCGGGTGGGCAAGGTGTGACGGTCACGCCGGTCGTGCCAGAGCGCTCGACCGATCCCGCCTTCCACGACCGCTACGCCCAGTACACGACCGATCCGATCCTGACCGTCTTTCGCCCCGAGCGGCCGAACGGTTCAGCGATGCTCCTCATTCCCGGCGGCGGCTATCGCTGGGCTGTGCTGGACAAGGAAGGGTATGACGTCGCGCGCGTCTTCGCGGCCAGCGGCACGACCTGTTTCGTCCTGAGGTATCGCCTGCCGGCTGACGGCTGGGCGGCCGGGGCCGACGCACCCCTTCAGGACGCCCAGCGCGCGGTCCGGCTGATTCGCAGCCGCGCCGCCGACTATGGCTTCGATCCACACAAGATCGCCGTGCTGGGCGCCTCGGCGGGGGGGCATCTGGCGGGGCTGGCCAGCGCCCGGACGGACGCGACCTATGAACCGGTCGATGCCGCCGATAGCGCATCCTTGCGACCCGATCTGACCGTTCTGATGTATCCGGTCGCGACCATGGCGGACCCGTACGTCCACGCCGGATCGCGGACGCATCTGCTGGGCGAGACGCCGTCGGCCGAGCGGATCGCGGCCTATTCTCTGGAGCAGATGGAGTGGCGTAATGCGGCGCCCGTCTTCCTGCTGCACGCCATGGACGACGCGTCCGTGCCGGTGGAGAACAGCCTGCAACTGCTGACCGCGCTCAAAGCCGCCTCTGTCCGGACCGAGGCGCATCTGTTCCAGGAAGGCGGCCACGGTTTCGGCGTCCGCCTGATCCAGGGCAAGCCCGCCCAGGTCTGGCCCAATCTAGTGCGCGCCTGGGCCGCCCGGCTGGATTTTCCGCTCTAGGTTCCCGGCTGGATATAGGGAATGGCCGCGAAGAAAGCCCGCTCGTCCCCGCGCGGATCGTCGACCATGCGCGGCTGGAGATCCATCAACATGGTCTGGCGGCGAGGCAGCTCATAGCGGTCCCAGCGTGGCAGTCCGGCATGATTCGGATCGCCGTCGCGGGCCAGGGCGATGAAGGCGTCGCTCATCCGGTCCGACATGATTTGCGCGCCCGGACCGCGCGTCCGCGAGCCGGGCGCCTCGACATTGTCGAACACCAACGGAATGTCGGCGGTATGGAAGGCGCCCTTGCGACCCGAGGCCAACTCGCCAAGGAAGTCGAGTTGATAGACCCAGGCCGGTGCGCTGGCCTTGGCCCGTTCTTCGGCCTCGATCACCGCGCCGCGCCAGGACCGGCCCGCTGTCGTCGCAGCGATCAGCACCTGGTCGGGCGACCATTCGGGATGCATGGCGCGATAGCCGGCGATCACGGCTTCGGGCGTGATGTCGATCCGCATGACGCCGGGCGACAGTCGCGCCGCCAAGGTGTCCCACGTCAGGCCGACGTTTTTCGGATCGTTGCCCATAAATCCTAGCGTTTCTTCGCGCGTATTTCCGATGATCATGGGAATCGTCCGGCCCAGCGGCGCCGCATCGGGATAGAAGGGGTGGCGGGGCAGGGTGCGGAAATCCAGCACCGGCCCGAAATACAGGCCGCCAAAGCCCAGGATCGGATCCTCGGCGCTCTGCGCCTCGAGCAGCCGCTCGACCGGCATCGTCGCCGCTTCGGCCGCCCGATCCGGTGTCAGGCCCAGAGCCTTCAGCCATGTCGTGGCTCGCGTCGTGGCGTTGATCGGCCCGGACGCGGTCACCTGCTGACCGCTCATGGTCGCGGCGCGGTGGAACAGACCCTGCGCCGCCGGCGTCGCCATCAGGGTGGCGATCTTTGCGCCGCCGCCGGACTGACCGAACAGCATCACTCTGGAAGGATCGCCGCCGAACGCCGCGATATTGTCCCGTATCCACTGCAGCGCCAGAATCAGATCCAGCTGGCCGACGTTGCCCGAATCTTCGAACCCCGGCGCCAGTCGCGCCAAATAGGCATAGCCGAAGACATTCAGCCGGTGGTTCAGCGTCACCACCACGACATCGCCGCGCGCCGCCAGACGTGTGCCGTCATACAGCGGGTCCGATCCCGATCCGCTCGAATAGGCGCCGCCGTGGATATAGACCATCACTGGCCGCCGACCCGCGTCGGTCCCCGGTGTCCAGACGTTCAGAAACAGGCAGTCTTCGCTTTGATTCGGCTCATCGCCGCGCTGCGGACTGGCCGCGCCGTAACGTGTTGCACGAACTGGGTCGCGCCAAGGCGTCGGCTTTTCTGGCGGTTGGAACCGCCGCGTCGGCGCTCCATATCGCACGCCGTTGAAGACGCTGATCCCGTCCTGTCGCAGACCGATGACCGGCCCGGCGGTGGTCACCAGGCGATTTGAGGCCGTGGCTGCAAGAACACCGGAGGGGACCGAAAGCAGACCTCCGGTCGCCAAACTGCTCAGCAGCGCCTTACGTCGCGTGATCATCGATTGTGTCGCCCATATGATATCCGACGAGACCAATCCTGACACCGGTATCATAATCATTCAACGCGGAATGTCAGCGAGGCTGAGGTGCAGGCGCAGCTGTCCGCAGATAAAGGCCGAAACCTCGGTTCTGGAATATTGGAACTTGGCTCAGGCCTTCGTCAGGCCGGTGGCGGAGAGGGTGGGATTCGAACCCACGGTACCCTTCCAGGCACGCCGCATTTCGAGTGCGGTACATTCGACCACTCTGCCACCTCTCCGCGGCGCCGATATCGCTTGGTCGAGCGAGGGGCTTCTCTAGTCGGAGCCGCAGCGCTTCGCAACCCGTCTGTGAAAGAAATCCGACGCTATCTTTGCGCGGGCAAAGAGAGGCCCGGCGCGGCGCCGGTCTGGGCGTCCACGCCCTTGAATCGAAACAGTTCGGCAGGCCGGCCGCCCGTGGTGGAAGACAGCTGTCCGGTGGGTTCGACCAGCCCCGTCCGTTCCACGCCGCGCCGGAAATTCTGCTTGTGCAAGCTGAGACCCGACACGGCCTCGGCGCCCGCCTGAAGTTGGGACAGGGTGAAGACGCCAGGGGTCAGATCGAACAGGACCGGGCGGTATTTCAGCTTGCTGCGTAGACGGCCGAGCGCGGTCGCCAGGATGCGCCGGTGATCCGAGGACATGATGCGGCCCGGCATAGGCTGCGTGGGCGACAGGTCGGCGTCGCGCCAGGCCTCGGCGACCAGACGCGCTTCGTAGAGCAGTTCATAGCGCTCCAGGACCCGCTCCTCGTTCCAGCGATGATCGGGCGTCAGGGCGAACAGGGCGCGAGCGCGGGCCAGGCGGTGCTCGTCGCCATCGGCCCAGGCGTGCAAGCCTTCTGTGATTCGCGCGTCGTGACCGCA
This genomic interval carries:
- a CDS encoding carboxylesterase/lipase family protein — translated: MITRRKALLSSLATGGLLSVPSGVLAATASNRLVTTAGPVIGLRQDGISVFNGVRYGAPTRRFQPPEKPTPWRDPVRATRYGAASPQRGDEPNQSEDCLFLNVWTPGTDAGRRPVMVYIHGGAYSSGSGSDPLYDGTRLAARGDVVVVTLNHRLNVFGYAYLARLAPGFEDSGNVGQLDLILALQWIRDNIAAFGGDPSRVMLFGQSGGGAKIATLMATPAAQGLFHRAATMSGQQVTASGPINATTRATTWLKALGLTPDRAAEAATMPVERLLEAQSAEDPILGFGGLYFGPVLDFRTLPRHPFYPDAAPLGRTIPMIIGNTREETLGFMGNDPKNVGLTWDTLAARLSPGVMRIDITPEAVIAGYRAMHPEWSPDQVLIAATTAGRSWRGAVIEAEERAKASAPAWVYQLDFLGELASGRKGAFHTADIPLVFDNVEAPGSRTRGPGAQIMSDRMSDAFIALARDGDPNHAGLPRWDRYELPRRQTMLMDLQPRMVDDPRGDERAFFAAIPYIQPGT
- a CDS encoding NUDIX hydrolase, which gives rise to MTQGAEDGVRIGLSAVVMTLKDRQAVVLTTPTEDGSRALPFGPFDPVRDRTFERALRDFVTVQTGFRLGFVEQLYTFGDAGRASPRATPGPGRHREVSVGYLALTPDAAEGQTHDARWDAVFEFFPWEDRRCGHDARITEGLHAWADGDEHRLARARALFALTPDHRWNEERVLERYELLYEARLVAEAWRDADLSPTQPMPGRIMSSDHRRILATALGRLRSKLKYRPVLFDLTPGVFTLSQLQAGAEAVSGLSLHKQNFRRGVERTGLVEPTGQLSSTTGGRPAELFRFKGVDAQTGAAPGLSLPAQR
- a CDS encoding alpha/beta hydrolase, giving the protein MDVKRRTLLGLAMGAVVGATGARAQTVADGGRAGPADPTEIIRLWPDGAPGGQGVTVTPVVPERSTDPAFHDRYAQYTTDPILTVFRPERPNGSAMLLIPGGGYRWAVLDKEGYDVARVFAASGTTCFVLRYRLPADGWAAGADAPLQDAQRAVRLIRSRAADYGFDPHKIAVLGASAGGHLAGLASARTDATYEPVDAADSASLRPDLTVLMYPVATMADPYVHAGSRTHLLGETPSAERIAAYSLEQMEWRNAAPVFLLHAMDDASVPVENSLQLLTALKAASVRTEAHLFQEGGHGFGVRLIQGKPAQVWPNLVRAWAARLDFPL